A single genomic interval of Paracoccus contaminans harbors:
- the accD gene encoding acetyl-CoA carboxylase, carboxyltransferase subunit beta, giving the protein MNWITNYVRPRINSLFSRREVPENLWTKCSECGTMLFHRELADNLNVCTNCDHHLPITPRARFTALFDGGVFSEVKVPEPLADPLGFRDQKKYPDRLKAAQKATGEKEAMLVAEGEMGRTPIVAAAQDFSFMGGSMGMYVGNAILAAAQRAVALKRPLVLFSAAGGARMQEGILSLMQMPRTTVAVQMLKEAGLPYVVVLTHPTTGGVTASYAMLGDVQIAEPNALICFAGPRVIEQTIREKLPEGFQRAEYLLEHGMLDRVTHRKKLREELVSILRMLTRQSAPIVADLPAPGVIPVSIPDTHPEDQPSPEAGPA; this is encoded by the coding sequence ATGAACTGGATCACGAACTATGTGCGCCCGCGCATCAATTCGCTGTTCTCGCGCCGCGAGGTGCCCGAGAACCTGTGGACCAAGTGCTCGGAATGCGGGACGATGCTGTTCCACCGCGAACTGGCCGACAACCTGAATGTCTGCACCAACTGCGATCACCACCTGCCCATCACGCCCCGCGCCCGCTTCACCGCGCTGTTCGACGGGGGCGTGTTCTCGGAGGTCAAGGTGCCCGAGCCGCTTGCCGATCCCTTGGGCTTTCGCGACCAGAAGAAATATCCCGACCGGCTGAAGGCCGCGCAGAAGGCCACGGGCGAGAAGGAGGCGATGCTGGTCGCCGAGGGCGAGATGGGGCGCACCCCGATCGTCGCGGCGGCGCAGGATTTCAGCTTCATGGGCGGCTCGATGGGGATGTATGTCGGCAACGCCATCCTGGCCGCCGCGCAGCGCGCCGTGGCCCTCAAACGCCCCTTGGTGCTGTTCTCGGCCGCGGGCGGCGCGCGGATGCAGGAAGGCATCCTGTCGCTGATGCAGATGCCGCGCACCACGGTCGCCGTGCAGATGCTGAAAGAGGCGGGGCTGCCCTATGTCGTCGTGCTGACCCATCCGACAACCGGCGGCGTCACCGCCAGCTATGCGATGCTGGGCGATGTGCAGATCGCCGAGCCGAACGCCCTGATCTGCTTTGCCGGCCCGCGGGTGATCGAACAGACCATCCGCGAAAAGCTGCCCGAGGGATTCCAGCGCGCCGAATACCTGTTGGAACACGGGATGCTGGACCGCGTCACCCACCGCAAGAAGCTGCGCGAGGAACTCGTGTCGATCCTGCGGATGCTGACGCGCCAGTCCGCGCCCATCGTCGCCGACCTGCCGGCGCCGGGTGTCATCCCCGTCTCGATCCCTGACACCCATCCCGAGGATCAACCCTCGCCCGAGGCCGGCCCGGCGTGA
- the ruvX gene encoding Holliday junction resolvase RuvX: MICARIEDLAGALPPAGAIAGLDLGTKTIGVAVSDGLRQIASPLTVIRRVRFTADAAALLDIVAGRGLAGIILGLPLNMDGSEGPRAQSTRAFARNLERLTPLPIGFWDERLSTVAAERALLEADASRRRRAAVIDQVAAGYILQGALDRLRYLA; encoded by the coding sequence GTGATCTGCGCGCGCATCGAGGATCTGGCCGGCGCCCTGCCGCCCGCCGGCGCGATCGCGGGGCTTGATCTGGGCACCAAGACCATCGGCGTTGCGGTCAGCGACGGGCTGCGGCAGATCGCCTCGCCCCTGACGGTCATCCGGCGCGTCAGGTTCACCGCCGATGCCGCCGCGCTGCTGGATATCGTGGCCGGGCGCGGGCTGGCGGGCATCATCCTCGGCCTGCCTCTGAACATGGACGGCAGCGAAGGGCCGCGCGCGCAGTCCACCCGCGCCTTTGCCCGCAACCTGGAACGGCTGACGCCGCTGCCGATCGGGTTCTGGGATGAACGGCTGTCCACGGTGGCCGCCGAACGCGCCCTGCTGGAAGCGGATGCCTCGCGCCGCCGCAGGGCCGCCGTGATCGACCAGGTGGCGGCAGGCTATATCCTGCAGGGCGCGCTCGACCGGCTGCGGTATCTGGCATGA
- a CDS encoding DUF6478 family protein, translating into MAIRPRRWIRNRWRRHALEEWLRLEGEAGRMPLRRLRVLQDEAQQVRRASDRFLTRAQLRLDSAQRAADLLNLPHGTDWRWRPSFLCAPISPSGIAAPASQTRLGEEAAVWHDCPARALILRQVANRSASDLAPFGLQLETLGFSGSYLSVAVDMPDSALQGLGRSHIIRLDMTVSVERPISIYGRLNVGHGPNTDELLRHLGDLTPGLLAETKTIEFDLYYIEMNEKRLHKLWLDIIFEAPQMNAVRIRDLFLSRHLRADV; encoded by the coding sequence ATGGCGATCCGACCCCGCCGCTGGATCAGGAACAGGTGGCGCCGCCATGCGCTTGAGGAATGGCTGCGGCTGGAGGGCGAGGCAGGACGGATGCCCCTGCGCCGCTTGCGCGTGCTGCAGGACGAGGCCCAGCAGGTGCGCCGCGCCTCGGACCGCTTTCTGACGCGCGCGCAGCTGCGGCTGGACAGCGCGCAGCGGGCGGCGGACCTGTTGAACCTGCCCCATGGGACCGACTGGCGGTGGAGGCCGTCCTTCCTGTGCGCCCCCATCTCGCCCAGCGGCATCGCCGCCCCCGCATCCCAGACGCGGCTGGGCGAGGAAGCGGCCGTCTGGCATGATTGCCCGGCCCGCGCCCTGATCCTGCGGCAGGTCGCCAACCGCAGCGCCTCGGACCTGGCCCCCTTCGGGTTGCAGCTGGAAACCCTGGGTTTCTCGGGCAGCTATCTGTCCGTCGCCGTGGACATGCCTGACAGCGCGCTGCAGGGGCTTGGCCGCTCGCACATCATCCGGCTGGACATGACGGTCAGCGTCGAGCGGCCGATCAGCATCTATGGCCGGCTGAATGTCGGCCATGGCCCGAACACCGACGAGCTGCTGCGCCATCTGGGCGATCTGACACCGGGCCTGCTGGCGGAAACAAAGACGATCGAGTTCGATCTCTACTATATCGAGATGAACGAGAAGCGGCTGCACAAGCTGTGGCTCGACATCATCTTCGAGGCGCCGCAGATGAACGCGGTGCGCATCCGCGACCTGTTCCTGTCGCGTCATCTGCGCGCGGACGTGTAA
- a CDS encoding aromatic amino acid transaminase — protein MFGNLQPQAPDKILALMGEFRADTRQGKIDLGVGVYKDPTGVTPVMRAVKEAERRIWEAETTKAYTALGGEPAYLSAMSRLVLGETLDADRTAALSTVGGTGAIRQALELARIGNPGLTLHVSDPTWPNHVSMARFLGIPVAEYRYFDEASRGVDFEGMKADIGRARAGDLVLLHGCCHNPTGANLTADQWAEVSAILARTGAVPFVDLAYQGFGDGLDEDAAGTRLIVANAPEALVAASCSKNFGIYRERTGVLLAKVEGRAARDLAAGTMAFLNRQTYSFPPDHGARIVQTILDDAALAADWRAELEEVRLGMLSLRRQLAGEMRSLTGTNRFDFIEHHRGMFSRLGATPAQVQRIRDEHAIYMVGDSRLNIAGLNEGSVPVLARALVEAGV, from the coding sequence ATGTTCGGCAACCTGCAACCGCAAGCCCCCGACAAGATCCTGGCCCTGATGGGCGAGTTCCGCGCCGACACCCGGCAGGGCAAGATCGACCTGGGCGTGGGCGTCTACAAGGATCCCACCGGCGTGACCCCGGTGATGCGCGCGGTGAAAGAGGCCGAGCGCCGCATCTGGGAAGCCGAGACCACCAAGGCCTATACCGCCCTGGGCGGCGAGCCGGCCTATCTGTCCGCGATGAGCCGCCTGGTGCTGGGCGAGACGCTGGATGCCGACCGCACCGCCGCCCTGTCCACGGTCGGCGGGACCGGCGCGATCCGGCAGGCGCTGGAACTGGCGCGGATCGGCAATCCCGGCCTGACCCTGCACGTGTCCGATCCGACCTGGCCGAACCATGTGTCCATGGCGCGCTTTCTGGGCATCCCGGTCGCGGAATACCGCTATTTCGACGAGGCCAGCCGCGGCGTCGATTTCGAGGGAATGAAGGCCGACATCGGCCGCGCCAGGGCGGGCGATCTGGTCCTGCTGCACGGCTGCTGCCACAATCCCACGGGCGCCAACCTGACGGCGGACCAGTGGGCCGAGGTGTCGGCGATCCTGGCCCGCACGGGCGCGGTGCCCTTCGTGGACCTGGCCTATCAGGGTTTCGGCGACGGGCTGGACGAGGACGCGGCGGGCACCCGCCTGATCGTGGCCAACGCGCCCGAGGCGCTGGTCGCGGCGTCCTGTTCCAAGAACTTCGGCATCTACCGCGAACGCACGGGCGTGCTGCTGGCCAAGGTCGAGGGGCGGGCGGCGCGCGATCTGGCCGCCGGCACCATGGCCTTCCTGAACCGGCAGACCTATTCCTTCCCGCCCGATCACGGCGCCCGCATCGTCCAGACGATCCTGGACGACGCCGCCCTGGCCGCCGACTGGAGGGCCGAGCTGGAGGAGGTGCGCCTGGGGATGCTGTCGCTGCGCCGCCAGCTTGCCGGGGAAATGCGCAGCCTGACGGGCACAAACCGGTTCGACTTCATCGAACATCACCGCGGCATGTTCTCGCGCCTTGGCGCGACGCCCGCGCAGGTGCAGCGGATCAGGGATGAGCACGCCATCTACATGGTGGGCGATTCGCGCCTGAACATCGCCGGGCTGAACGAAGGCAGCGTCCCGGTGCTGGCCCGCGCCCTTGTCGAGGCCGGTGTCTGA
- the ccmI gene encoding c-type cytochrome biogenesis protein CcmI, which produces MFWIMAGAMMVLVGGAILLPFMRRGAAPALSPAAFDLRVYREQLREVDRDIARGVLAPDDAARLRTEIGRKVLEADRALTRQAAPDHRAPRAAIAAAALAALLAGSVGVYARLGSPSMPDLPLAERIAAADRRMAARPLQAEAEAAAPARPRPQPPEDYARLVQQLRDAVARRPGDAQGLALLAEHEARLGNLVAARQAQESLLSARGKDATAEDHARLAGLMIEAAGGAVSREAEAQLGTALKLDPQNGQAHYLQGLMLAQGDRPDLAFAIWRRLAETSRPDDPWMEPLRRLLPDLAWLAGHPDYQLPGGNAPPLPGPDAADMAAAAAMTPEQRQQMIRGMVTQLETRLADQGGAPEEWARLITALARLGDTAHAQEIWTEAQGRFAGRPEALAAIAGAGAEAGLTGTAAP; this is translated from the coding sequence ATGTTCTGGATCATGGCGGGTGCGATGATGGTGCTGGTCGGGGGGGCGATCCTGCTGCCCTTCATGCGCCGCGGCGCGGCCCCCGCCCTATCGCCCGCGGCGTTCGACCTGCGCGTCTATCGCGAACAGCTGCGCGAGGTGGACAGGGACATCGCGCGCGGCGTGCTGGCGCCCGACGACGCCGCGCGGCTGCGCACCGAAATCGGCCGCAAGGTGCTGGAGGCCGACCGCGCGCTGACCCGGCAGGCCGCGCCCGATCACCGCGCGCCGCGCGCCGCGATCGCGGCGGCGGCGCTGGCCGCGCTGCTTGCCGGCAGCGTTGGGGTCTATGCCCGTCTGGGCAGCCCCAGCATGCCCGATCTGCCGCTGGCCGAACGGATCGCGGCGGCAGACCGGCGCATGGCCGCGCGCCCCCTGCAGGCCGAGGCCGAGGCGGCCGCCCCCGCGCGCCCCCGGCCCCAGCCCCCCGAGGATTATGCCCGCCTTGTCCAGCAGCTGCGCGATGCCGTGGCCAGGCGGCCGGGCGATGCGCAGGGGCTGGCGCTGCTGGCCGAACACGAGGCGCGGCTTGGCAACCTTGTTGCCGCGCGGCAGGCGCAGGAAAGCCTGCTGTCCGCCCGCGGCAAGGACGCCACCGCCGAGGATCACGCCCGCCTTGCCGGCCTGATGATCGAGGCCGCCGGGGGCGCCGTCTCGCGCGAGGCCGAGGCGCAGCTTGGCACGGCGCTCAAGCTCGATCCGCAGAACGGGCAGGCGCATTACCTGCAGGGGCTGATGCTGGCGCAGGGTGACCGCCCCGACCTTGCCTTTGCGATCTGGCGCAGGCTGGCGGAAACCAGCCGCCCCGATGATCCCTGGATGGAGCCGCTGCGCCGCCTGCTGCCGGACCTGGCCTGGCTGGCCGGCCATCCGGATTATCAGCTGCCCGGCGGCAATGCGCCCCCCCTGCCCGGTCCCGATGCCGCCGACATGGCCGCAGCCGCCGCGATGACGCCCGAGCAGCGCCAGCAGATGATCCGCGGCATGGTTACGCAGCTGGAAACCCGCCTCGCCGATCAGGGCGGCGCGCCCGAGGAATGGGCACGCCTGATCACCGCGCTGGCGCGCCTGGGCGATACCGCCCATGCGCAGGAAATCTGGACCGAGGCGCAGGGCCGCTTTGCCGGCCGCCCCGAGGCGCTGGCGGCGATCGCCGGGGCCGGCGCCGAGGCCGGGCTGACCGGCACGGCGGCGCCGTGA
- a CDS encoding bifunctional folylpolyglutamate synthase/dihydrofolate synthase translates to MSAATDVILDRLTRLHPKVIDLSLDRLSALLADLGDPQDRIPPVVHVAGTNGKGSTQAYIRAGLESAGLRVHAYTSPHLAYFNERIRLAGTLISDALLADMLAEVERVNDGRPITFFEVTTAAAFLAFSRVPADYTLLEVGLGGRLDATNVVRRPRLCVITPVSIDHTQYLGETLAEIAGEKAGILKRGVPCVVARQDDAALAVIERQALRLGCRLSAAGQHWTAQREGDSLVFQDERGLLDLPLPALPGPHQIDNAATATACLRELGFGRAEAAAALTGVDWPARMQRLTRGPLVEAAGACELWLDGGHNPAGGQAVAATLAAMPPKPTHLVCGMLNTKDVAGYMRPLAAVAASLTAVAIPGEANTLPAEATAEAAAQAAIPAQIAPDTAAAIARLAADHPGSRLLICGSLYLAGRVLRENG, encoded by the coding sequence GTGAGCGCGGCGACCGACGTGATTCTCGATCGCCTGACGCGGCTGCATCCCAAGGTCATAGACCTCTCGCTCGACCGCCTGTCGGCCCTGTTGGCCGATCTGGGCGATCCGCAGGACCGCATTCCGCCCGTGGTGCATGTGGCGGGCACGAACGGCAAGGGATCAACCCAGGCCTATATCCGCGCCGGGCTGGAATCGGCCGGGCTGCGGGTTCACGCCTATACCTCGCCGCATCTGGCCTATTTCAACGAACGCATCCGGCTGGCGGGCACGCTGATCTCGGACGCCCTGCTGGCGGACATGCTGGCCGAGGTCGAGCGGGTGAATGACGGCCGCCCCATCACCTTCTTCGAGGTGACGACGGCGGCGGCCTTTCTGGCCTTTTCGCGGGTGCCGGCGGATTATACCCTGCTTGAGGTCGGCCTTGGCGGGCGGCTGGATGCCACGAATGTCGTCCGGCGCCCCCGGCTATGCGTCATCACCCCGGTCAGCATCGATCACACCCAGTATCTGGGCGAGACGCTGGCCGAGATCGCCGGTGAAAAGGCGGGCATCCTCAAACGCGGCGTGCCCTGCGTGGTGGCGCGCCAGGACGATGCCGCCCTGGCCGTGATCGAACGGCAGGCACTGCGGCTGGGCTGCCGCCTGTCGGCGGCGGGCCAGCACTGGACCGCCCAGCGCGAGGGTGATTCGCTGGTCTTTCAGGATGAACGGGGCCTGCTCGACCTGCCCCTGCCGGCCCTGCCCGGCCCCCATCAGATCGATAATGCCGCCACCGCGACCGCCTGTCTGCGCGAGCTGGGTTTCGGCAGGGCCGAGGCTGCGGCGGCGCTGACGGGGGTGGATTGGCCCGCACGGATGCAGCGGCTGACCCGCGGCCCGCTGGTCGAGGCCGCGGGGGCCTGCGAGCTGTGGCTCGACGGGGGCCACAATCCCGCGGGCGGGCAGGCGGTGGCGGCGACGCTCGCCGCGATGCCGCCCAAGCCGACCCATCTGGTCTGCGGGATGCTGAACACCAAGGATGTGGCGGGTTACATGCGCCCCCTTGCCGCGGTCGCCGCGAGCCTGACGGCCGTGGCGATTCCGGGCGAGGCGAACACCCTGCCGGCCGAGGCGACGGCCGAGGCAGCCGCGCAGGCCGCGATCCCGGCGCAGATCGCACCCGATACCGCCGCCGCCATCGCCCGGCTGGCCGCCGATCATCCCGGATCGCGGCTGCTGATCTGCGGCTCGCTTTACCTCGCGGGCCGTGTTCTGCGCGAAAACGGCTGA
- the zapE gene encoding cell division protein ZapE: MTNAAARPVTAAYEARIADGRLIGDPAQRAVLPALDGLAVAMSAPPPAERSGGLIGRLFGAASSPAPQAGAPRGIYLWGGVGRGKSMLMDLMMDTARTGAKRRVHFHAFMQEVHAGLNAARARGDQDAVRPVAEAIAARTRLFCFDEMQITDIADAMIVGRLFQVLFDRGVSVVTTSNRPPEDLYKDGLNRALFLPFIDLIRERMQVLRLGSERDYRQDRMQGGQVWFSPDDAAARRALDGIWDELTGGAEPAPRVLAVGGRQLGIPAAGRVGRSSFADLCGQPLGPADYLAIADAFDTLILDAIPRLGPQNHDQARRFVTLIDALYEARVRLIASAADAPEQLYATGRGSFEFERTASRLQEMRDAGWGTVPAG; this comes from the coding sequence ATGACCAACGCCGCCGCCCGCCCCGTCACCGCCGCCTATGAGGCCCGAATCGCCGATGGCCGCCTGATCGGCGATCCGGCCCAGCGCGCCGTGCTGCCGGCGCTTGACGGGCTGGCCGTCGCCATGTCCGCCCCCCCGCCTGCCGAAAGGTCGGGCGGGCTGATCGGGCGGCTGTTCGGGGCCGCGTCTTCGCCCGCGCCGCAGGCGGGGGCGCCGCGCGGCATCTATCTGTGGGGCGGGGTCGGGCGCGGCAAGTCGATGCTGATGGACCTGATGATGGACACGGCCCGAACCGGGGCAAAGCGGCGCGTCCATTTCCATGCCTTCATGCAGGAGGTCCATGCCGGGCTGAACGCGGCGCGCGCGCGCGGCGATCAGGACGCCGTCCGCCCGGTGGCCGAGGCGATCGCCGCCCGCACGCGGCTGTTCTGCTTTGACGAGATGCAGATCACCGACATCGCCGATGCGATGATCGTGGGCCGGCTGTTCCAGGTGCTGTTCGACCGGGGCGTGTCGGTCGTCACCACCTCGAACCGACCGCCCGAGGATCTGTACAAGGACGGGCTTAACCGGGCGCTGTTCCTGCCCTTCATCGACCTGATCCGCGAGCGGATGCAGGTCCTGCGGCTGGGCAGCGAACGCGACTATCGGCAGGACCGGATGCAGGGCGGACAGGTCTGGTTTTCACCCGATGACGCGGCGGCGCGGCGGGCGCTGGACGGCATATGGGACGAGCTGACCGGCGGGGCCGAGCCCGCCCCGCGCGTGCTGGCCGTGGGGGGGCGGCAGCTGGGCATCCCGGCCGCGGGCCGGGTGGGGCGCAGCAGCTTTGCCGATCTGTGCGGCCAGCCGCTTGGCCCGGCCGACTATCTTGCCATCGCCGATGCCTTCGACACCCTGATCCTTGACGCCATACCGCGGCTTGGCCCGCAGAACCATGATCAGGCGCGGCGCTTCGTGACGCTGATCGACGCGCTTTACGAGGCGCGCGTGCGCCTGATCGCCAGCGCCGCCGACGCGCCCGAACAGCTGTATGCCACCGGCCGCGGCAGTTTCGAGTTTGAGCGCACCGCCAGCCGCCTGCAGGAAATGCGCGATGCCGGCTGGGGGACAGTGCCGGCGGGCTGA
- a CDS encoding CAP domain-containing protein, translated as MRKTVSRRAVMPACAGLLAAAMLAACAGPAPAPPPAAGGKAPLGLPRGYVRTDGHGDLLIASAGQAACPRTAPAEAAAAAAAANAARRDRGQPPVATHPTLQRVAEQQACEMARRGTMTHVSQSGGRPGPRLKAAGYRPAVTTENIAAGRMDIGRVLAEWGSSPLHLVNIVRPGLRHMGIGHASGADGKTTYWTTIYAQPR; from the coding sequence ATGAGAAAAACGGTTTCCAGGCGAGCGGTCATGCCGGCTTGCGCGGGGCTGCTGGCGGCGGCGATGCTGGCGGCTTGCGCCGGCCCCGCCCCGGCGCCGCCGCCTGCCGCCGGGGGAAAGGCGCCGCTCGGCCTGCCGCGCGGCTATGTCCGCACGGATGGGCATGGAGATCTGCTGATCGCATCCGCAGGGCAGGCAGCCTGCCCGCGCACCGCGCCCGCCGAGGCTGCGGCCGCCGCCGCGGCGGCGAACGCGGCGCGGCGCGACAGGGGGCAGCCGCCGGTGGCCACCCACCCCACGCTGCAGCGCGTCGCCGAACAGCAGGCCTGCGAAATGGCCCGCCGCGGCACCATGACCCATGTCAGCCAAAGCGGCGGCCGCCCCGGACCGCGTCTCAAGGCTGCGGGATACCGCCCGGCCGTCACGACCGAAAACATCGCGGCCGGGCGCATGGACATAGGGCGGGTGCTGGCGGAATGGGGCAGCTCGCCCCTGCATCTGGTCAACATCGTGCGGCCCGGCCTCAGGCATATGGGCATCGGCCATGCCTCGGGCGCGGATGGCAAGACGACCTATTGGACGACGATCTATGCCCAGCCGCGCTGA
- the ilvD gene encoding dihydroxy-acid dehydratase, with product MQNTRFDKSKLPSRHVTEGPARAAHRSYLYAMGVTEEEIHQPLVGVATCWNEAAPCNIALNRQAQVVKMGVKRGGGTPREFTTITVTDGIAMGHEGMRSSLASRDAIADTVELTMRGHCYDALVGLAGCDKSLPGMMMAMIRLNVPSVFIYGGSILPGRYQGRDITVQDMFEAAGKHAAGLISDAELDMMERVACPSSGACGAQYTANTMACVSEAIGLALLNSSGAPAPYESRDQFCDASGFAVMNLIEKNIRARDIVTRKSLENAARVVACTGGSTNGGLHLPAMAHEAGIDFDLFDVCDIFKDTPYFVNLRPGGEYVAKDLYEVGGIPVVMKELAKAGLLHLDCMTASGRTLGEELDQIRGEPDGRVIHPVATPLTPTGGVVGLKGNLAPDGAIVKVAGMSAAEQVFTGPARVFECEEDAFAAVQARSYKEGEVIVIRNEGPAGGPGMREMLATTAALSGQGMGKKVALITDGRFSGATRGFCVGHVGPEAAHGGPIALVRDGDIITLDAVNGTISVDVSEDELAARKAAWAGPRPTDYASGALWKYARLVGVARYGAVTHPGAKAETHIYMDQ from the coding sequence ATGCAGAACACGCGCTTCGACAAGTCGAAACTGCCCAGCCGCCATGTGACCGAGGGGCCGGCCCGTGCCGCGCATCGCAGCTATCTCTATGCGATGGGCGTGACCGAGGAGGAGATCCACCAGCCGCTGGTGGGCGTGGCCACCTGCTGGAACGAGGCCGCCCCCTGCAATATCGCGCTGAACCGGCAGGCTCAGGTCGTCAAGATGGGCGTCAAGCGCGGCGGCGGCACGCCGCGCGAGTTCACCACCATCACCGTCACCGACGGCATCGCCATGGGGCACGAGGGGATGCGCTCGTCGCTGGCGTCGCGCGACGCGATCGCGGACACGGTCGAGCTGACCATGCGCGGGCATTGCTATGACGCGCTGGTGGGGCTGGCGGGCTGTGACAAGTCGCTGCCCGGCATGATGATGGCGATGATCCGCCTGAACGTGCCGTCGGTGTTCATCTATGGCGGCTCGATCCTGCCTGGCCGCTATCAGGGCCGCGACATCACCGTGCAGGACATGTTCGAGGCGGCCGGCAAGCACGCCGCCGGGCTGATTTCCGATGCCGAACTGGACATGATGGAGCGGGTGGCCTGCCCGTCCTCGGGCGCCTGCGGGGCGCAGTACACCGCCAACACCATGGCCTGCGTGTCCGAGGCGATCGGGCTGGCGCTGCTGAACAGCTCGGGCGCGCCGGCGCCCTATGAATCGCGCGACCAGTTCTGCGACGCCTCGGGTTTCGCGGTGATGAACCTGATCGAAAAGAACATCCGCGCCCGCGACATCGTCACCCGCAAGTCGCTGGAAAACGCCGCCCGCGTCGTCGCCTGCACGGGCGGGTCGACCAATGGCGGGCTGCATCTGCCCGCGATGGCGCATGAGGCGGGGATCGATTTCGACCTGTTCGACGTCTGCGACATCTTCAAGGACACCCCCTATTTCGTGAACCTGCGCCCGGGCGGGGAATATGTCGCGAAAGACCTGTACGAGGTCGGCGGCATCCCGGTGGTGATGAAGGAACTGGCCAAGGCCGGGCTGCTGCATCTAGACTGCATGACCGCATCGGGCCGCACCCTGGGCGAGGAACTGGACCAGATCCGCGGCGAGCCGGACGGCCGCGTCATTCATCCGGTCGCAACGCCGCTGACCCCGACCGGCGGCGTTGTCGGCCTGAAAGGCAACCTTGCCCCCGACGGGGCGATCGTGAAGGTCGCCGGGATGAGCGCGGCCGAACAGGTGTTCACCGGCCCCGCCCGCGTCTTTGAATGCGAGGAGGACGCCTTTGCCGCCGTGCAGGCCCGCAGCTACAAGGAAGGCGAGGTCATCGTGATCCGCAACGAAGGCCCCGCCGGCGGGCCGGGCATGCGCGAGATGCTGGCCACCACCGCTGCCCTGTCGGGACAGGGCATGGGCAAGAAGGTCGCGTTGATCACCGACGGGCGCTTTTCGGGCGCCACGCGCGGCTTCTGCGTCGGCCATGTCGGACCCGAGGCCGCCCATGGGGGGCCGATCGCGCTGGTGCGCGATGGTGACATCATCACCCTGGATGCGGTGAACGGCACCATATCGGTCGATGTCAGCGAGGATGAACTGGCCGCCCGCAAGGCCGCCTGGGCGGGGCCGCGCCCGACCGACTATGCCTCGGGCGCCTTGTGGAAATATGCGCGGCTGGTGGGCGTTGCCCGCTATGGGGCGGTCACCCATCCCGGCGCCAAGGCCGAAACCCACATCTACATGGACCAGTGA
- a CDS encoding YciI family protein produces the protein MRVMVLVKATENSERGEMPSAELLAAMGAFNAELAAAGVMTDGGGLRPSSEGRRIAFDGAGRQVSDGPFAPASELVAGYWIWTVRDMEEAGAWARRCPNPMPGPSVLELRPLYEETDFG, from the coding sequence ATGCGCGTGATGGTGCTGGTCAAGGCGACCGAGAACAGCGAGCGGGGCGAGATGCCCTCGGCCGAACTGCTGGCGGCGATGGGGGCGTTCAACGCGGAATTGGCCGCCGCGGGGGTGATGACCGACGGGGGCGGGCTGCGGCCATCCTCGGAGGGGCGGCGCATCGCCTTTGACGGCGCAGGCCGGCAGGTGTCGGACGGCCCCTTCGCTCCTGCGTCCGAGCTGGTCGCGGGATACTGGATCTGGACTGTGCGCGACATGGAGGAAGCAGGCGCCTGGGCCAGGCGCTGCCCCAACCCGATGCCGGGGCCCAGCGTGCTGGAGCTGCGTCCCCTCTACGAGGAAACGGACTTCGGCTGA
- a CDS encoding DUF1289 domain-containing protein codes for MTVASPCRNICQLDAARRLCLGCRRTIEEIGLWSRMSDAQRQAVLDRLAAQTRTGASGGLDPQPRL; via the coding sequence ATGACCGTCGCCAGCCCCTGCCGCAACATCTGCCAGCTGGATGCGGCACGGCGCCTCTGCCTGGGCTGCCGGCGCACGATCGAGGAAATCGGGCTGTGGTCACGGATGTCCGACGCCCAGCGCCAGGCGGTGCTGGACCGGCTGGCGGCGCAAACCCGCACAGGGGCATCTGGCGGGCTCGACCCGCAGCCGCGGCTGTGA